One genomic window of Conger conger chromosome 9, fConCon1.1, whole genome shotgun sequence includes the following:
- the LOC133137466 gene encoding atypical chemokine receptor 2 — translation MPEPDITVTVASPQEYGSDYYYNYYYALSDDSHQSYAPCEKTHVKAFSRIFLPVFYAFVCALGVVGNTLLVFILVKYIKCSSAASIYLLNMAASDILFAVTLPFWAAYARSEWMFGDVGCKTITLIYTVNLYSSIYFITCISLDRYLYIVWAWPTNSFRILPKSYVMCIVVWAVSFLAAAPDLNFVKLQEFNGTKTCSHDFGGEHMSLWRIFIKFQMNIIGFLIPFLAMLFFYLSIYCIALKFKVGKKSRTLKLAVALVTVFFVLWFPYNLVLFLHSLQDIHVFSDCSTSQRLDFAISITESLAFIHTCLNPILYGFVNKRFRRCLFKILEKVCKRGRVYSLECTSSQSNAGIELTMVENVQ, via the coding sequence ATGCCAGAGCCTGACATCACTGTGACAGTGGCTTCCCCTCAAGAATATGGTTctgattattattacaattactaCTATGCTCTTTCTGATGACTCTCACCAGAGCTATGCACCGTGTGAGAAAACGCATGTGAAGGCATTCAGCAGGATCTTCCTGCCTGTTTTTTATGCCTTTGTGTGCGCTCTTGGCGTTGTGGGAAACACACTTCTGGTCTTTATTTTGGTCAAGTACATCAAATGTTCTAGTGCAGCATCTATATATCTTCTAAATATGGCTGCATCTGACATTCTATTTGCAGTGACGCTCCCATTTTGGGCAGCCTACGCCCGTTCGGAGTGGATGTTTGGTGACGTTGGGTGCAAGACAATCACATTGATTTACACAGTCAACTTGTACAGCAGCATCTATTTTATTACATGCATCAGCCTGGATAGATATCTCTATATTGTCTGGGCCTGGCCTACAAACAGCTTTAGAATATTGCCTAAGAGCTATGTGATGTGCATTGTAGTGTGGGCTGTCTCTTTTTTGGCTGCAGCTCCAGATCTGAACTTTGTGAAGCTGCAAGAGTTTAATGGGACGAAGACGTGCTCACATGATTTCGGAGGTGAGCACATGTCACTGTGGAGAATTTTCATCAAGTTCCAAATGAACATTATAGGATTTCTCATACCCTTCCTGGCAATGCTTTTCTTCTATCTGAGCATCTACTGCATTGCGCTTAAATTTAAGGTGGGAAAGAAGTCCAGGACTTTGAAGCTGGCAGTTGCCTTGGTTACGGTCTTCTTTGTGCTCTGGTTCCCGTACAATCTAGTCTTATTTTTACACTCCCTTCAAGACATCCATGTGTTTTCCGATTGCTCCACCAGCCAAAGGCTAGACTTTGCGATCAGCATCACAGAGAGCCTGGCCTTTATACACACCTGTCTGAATCCCATTCTTTATGGATTTGTAAACAAAAGATTCCGTAGGTGTCTCTTCAAGATCCTGGAAAAGGTCTGTAAGAGAGGAAGGGTATACTCACTGGAATGTACATCTTCCCAATCGAATGCCGGGATTGAACTGACAATGGTAGAAAATGTTCAATGA